A stretch of DNA from Acidiferrobacteraceae bacterium:
CGTTCGGGCAAGCGCGTGCCGCTGACGCCGATCGGGCTGAAGATCCTGGAGCTCCTGATGCGCGAATCCCCACGCGTGGTGCAACGTGCCAAGATCGAGGAGGTCGTGTGGGGCGATGCGCCGCCGGACAGCGAGTCCCTTCGTGCCCATGTACACAGTCTGCGTGGCGCCATCGACAAGCAGTTTACCAAGCCTTTGCTGCATACCGTGCGTGGCATCGGCTACCGCATGGTCGATCCGGATGCGCTTTCGACGTAGTCTCCGATTCCGCATCATCTTCTCCTACCTGGGTTTCGGCGCCGCCATCGGCGGCGTCCTGGCCCTGTTCCTCGCGATTTCCCTGTACGAACTTGAGGATCGGCTCGTATCCGAGCATGTCTCCGATGAGTTGCAGTATTTCGTCAAACTCGCGAACAACAACCCGAAGATCCATACCCTGAGGACCAAGAAACTCCTCGGCTATGTGTTCCGTCCCGGCGAACCCATGAACGGGCTCGAGTTTCTCGAGCAGATGAACAGCGGCGTGCACGACATCGACTACGGCAACCGCAAGTATGTTGTCGCCATGCAAAGGGAAAACGGGACCCGCTACTACATGTTGTACGACCAGACCGACGTCAAGGTGCGCGAGCACTTCCTGTCCGCGGTCCTGCTTGCCAGCATCGTGCTGGCGACCTTGTTCGCGATCTGGTTTGGCTGGTCGCTGTCCGATCGCCTGATCGCGCCCGTCATCCAGTTGGCGCGCCGGGTGGAAAGCCTTCCCCCCAGCGATGCGACCGAGGAAATGTTGGGTGAATACGCCAATGACGAGGTCGGTAGCCTGGCCGAGGCCTTCCGTTCCTATATCCAGCGCCTGGAGAGTTTCATTCAACGGGAGCGAACATTTACCGCCGACGCCAGCCATGAATTGCGAACCCCCTTGGCCGTGATCCAGGGTGCCGTGGAAGTCCTGCTGGCGCGAAGGGACCTGAGTCCGCAGGACCGCACGCG
This window harbors:
- a CDS encoding HAMP domain-containing sensor histidine kinase; its protein translation is MRFRRSLRFRIIFSYLGFGAAIGGVLALFLAISLYELEDRLVSEHVSDELQYFVKLANNNPKIHTLRTKKLLGYVFRPGEPMNGLEFLEQMNSGVHDIDYGNRKYVVAMQRENGTRYYMLYDQTDVKVREHFLSAVLLASIVLATLFAIWFGWSLSDRLIAPVIQLARRVESLPPSDATEEMLGEYANDEVGSLAEAFRSYIQRLESFIQRERTFTADASHELRTPLAVIQGAVEVLLARRDLSPQDRTRLERIERASNDMSQSLDALLVLAREPGAGASVEGETEVAEAVHDAIQNNRTHLAEDEVEVNVQVLANPMVAAPDTIVGILIGNLVRNAFRYTPRGSVTITLGPDSLTIQDTGIGIRSEDLERVFERGFRAADAPGSGSGVGLSLCKRICDHFRWGLDITSQPGVGTRVVWTFPSTIRETTTQYEVATAEV